In the genome of Sphingomonas alpina, the window ATCGCGACTATCCTGAGACGACGCTGGAAGCCTTGCGCATGATCCTGCTGGCGCAATCGCTCGGCCTGTCGCTGGCCGAGATCAAGGCGAGCGCGCCCGGGGACGGCAGCTTGCCGAGTTGCGACGACGCACGGCAGATTCTGAGCGCCAGGCTGGCCGATATCGACGCCCATCTCGCCCGCCTGACCGCGATGCGCGCGCGGATCGTCGCGATGATGGATCATGAACGGTCGTCGGACGCGGTGATCGCCACGCTTCACAGGGCCGCTGGTTGAACCGACGCGCGGCCTCAGATCCGCGTCAGATGGTCGTGGTCCTTACCTCTGTCACCAAGGAAGCTTGTGTCCCCGCGAAGGCGGGGACCCAGTCTGGGCTCCCGCCTTCGCGGGAGCACAAGGAGGAGGCGATCGCTGTCGGTTACGCTAATCCGTTGGCCGAAGGGGATAAGCATCGATGACGAGTACCAAATCAATTCCACGCGATAGCCCCATCGCCCTTCGGAGTTGAGATTGCTTGCGGGAAGGGCGGCATGATAGCGACCGTGCGATGAACCCGCTCTACACCTCGCTCGGCACCACCATCTTCGAAACCATGTCGGCCCGCGCGCGGGCGACCGGCGCGATCAATCTTGGACAGGGTTTTCCCGACGGTCGTGGGCCGGAGGATGTACTGGCCGAGGCGGCGCGCGCGCTGGTCGAGGACTCGAACCAATATCCGCCGATGCTCGGGATTCCTGCGCTGCGTGAAGCGGTCGCGGCACATTATTCGGTGCATCAGGGGCTCGACCTGACTCCGGCCGAAGTGGTGGTCACCTCGGGCGCGACCGAGGCGCTGGCGGCGGCGATCCTCGCTCTGGTCTCGCCCGGCGACGAAGTGGTGATGTTCCAGCCGCTCTACGACGCCTATTGGCCGCTGATCGTGCGTGCCGGCGGCGTGCCCAAGCTGGTGCGGCTCGAGCCGCCCGAATGGCGCATCACCGCCAAGGCACTGTCGGCGGTGGCAAGCGCGCGCACCAAACTGGTGATCGTCAATTCGCCGCTCAACCCGACCGCGACGATGGCGTCGGATGCCGAACTGGCCCTGCTCGCGGATTTCTGCGTCGCGCATGATGCCATCGCGATCTGTGATGAGGTGTGGGAGCATGTCGTGTTCGACGGGCGGACGCATCGTTCGCTGATCGGCTTGCCCGGCATGCGCGAGCGCACGGTCAAGATCGGGTCGGCCGGCAAGATTTTCTCGCTGACCGGGTGGAAGGTCGGCTGGATGTGCGCCGCGCCGCGCATCGCTGCGGTGCTGGCCAAGGCGCATCAGTTCCTGACCTTCACCACGCCGCCCAATCTGCAGGCCGCCGCCGCTTATGGGCTGGGCAAGGATGTCGCCTATTTCGAGGGGATGCGCGCTGCGTTCCAGCGTTCGCGCGACCGGTTGGCGGCGGGATTGACTGGCCTCGGCTATGCCGTGCTGCCGAGTGCCGCGACCTATTTCCTGTCGATCGATCTCGACCGTTCGGGCGTCGGCATGGGCGATATCGCATTCTGCGAATGGCTGGTCGAGGAAGCCGGCGTGGCGTCGATCCCGGTTTCGGCATTCTATGTCGAGGCGCCGGTGACCAATGTCGTTCGGCTGTGCTTTGCCAAGGCCGATGCGACGCTGGATGAGGCGCTGGAGCGGATGCGAGTACGGCCTTAGAACGGGCTGGAATTTGACTAAACCATCCCCGTCATCCCCGCGAAAGCGGGGATCCCGCTTCTTCTTCTTCTTCTTCTTCTCAGTGCGGGGCAAGGCAGCGGGATCCCCGCTTTCGCGGGGATGACGAGGGGAAATTTGCTAAAGCCATCTAATCTCCAGCCTGTTGTTACCCGCCTGCCATTCGCGGCAGCCACATTCCCATGAACGCGCCGAAAATGCCGATCCCGACTCCGGCGCTCAGCACGAACAGCAGCCCCGCCATGGCGAGCTTGCCCGCCGGTCCGGATCGCCCCTGTGCGAGCAGATAGAGTTCGAGCACCGCGAGCGGCAGCAGATAACAACCATAGGCCCAGAAGCGCACGAACGGACCGTCGAACCCCTTCCCGCCAATCCCGACCGGGCCGCTATTGGCGATGATCCACAGCATCAGCCCGACGCGAAAGAACCACACTCCGCTGACCAGGATGAAGGCGCGCAACGCCCAGCGGCGATGCACGGCGATCTTACGCGCGAGCGCATAACGCCAGGCCATCGCAACGCAGATCACGATCAGCACGGCATTGATGCTGATCCCGAAGCGCATCGAAAACCCGCCGGCCGTGCCACGTGTCCACACCGCATAGAGCCCGGTCAGGCTCATCACGATTGCGGTCAGCAGGTACAGCCGGCCATTCCAGCGATGGAAGGGCAAGGCGCGGGCACGAAGATAGGGGATTAGCTGCAGCGGCCCGCCAACGGTGATAATGATCGCGAGCAACAAGTGCGTGGCAAGCGCGACATTGCCGATCGTGCCGCCTTTGACATAGCCGCCGACCAGCACCTCGTTCCAGCGCTCGAAATTCCCGGCCATCGCAGCGCCGCCGTAGAAACTGGCGACATAAGCGACGAACAGCCATTGCCCGATGACCGCGGTCACATACCAGAATATCGCCGAGCCCTTGAGCGCCTTGTTCGCCGCGGATCGCATTGCCGGGGACCCGGCCGCAACAGTCTCGTTCATTCTTGTCCCTTCGGGCGCCCCATCTGGTTCTCGTCCGGCGATAGATTGGCTATGACCCGCAGCACATGACCGCGCAGATCAAAAACCTGACTTTCGGCTCGCCGGCGCATCGCGGTGGCTGATCCAACCGTATCGGCCGGCTATACGGACAATCTGATGCAGTTCGCGGTGTCGAGGGGAGCCGACCGGCAGCAGCTTTGCGGACTGTCCGGGATCGATCCCGGCGACCTGTCCGATCCGGACAATCGTGTGCCGCTCGCGCGCTATATCGCGCTGATGCAGGCCGCCAAGCAATTGTGCAATGCGCCGGCATTGGCGCTCGACCTGGGGGCGGAGAAGGACTTCAAGGAAATCTCCGTCGTCGGCCTGATCTGCTACGCCGCACCGACCATGGGTGAGGCCTTTGCCGAACTGAGCCGCTACGCGCGCCTCGCGGCCGAGGTCGATCTGACCGGCGGCGGCAAGCGGTTCGAGCTGAGCTGGATCGATGGCGAGTTATGGATGGTGGATCGGCGCACCGACCCGAACAGCTTTCCGGAAATGACTGAATCCACCTGGTCGCGGTTCATCTGCGAAACCGCTCGCCATTTTCCCGACGCGCCCTTCGCCAAGGAGGTCCATGTCACGCATCCCGCACCCGACTATCGCGCAGATTATGATCGCGTGCTGAAGGCTCCGGTGACCTTCGACAGCGACCGCAACGCGATCATGATCGATCCGTCCTGGTTGTCGATCGAACTGCATCAGCCCAATCGCTACGTGTTCGGCGTGCTCAGCGAGCATGCCGACAAATTGCTCAAGGATCTCGAGACGACGCGGACGATGCGCGGGCGGGTCGAAAGCCTGCTGATCCCGATACTGCACCTGGGCGATGTCGGCATGGACGATATCGCGAAGCAAATCGGGCTCAGCCGCCAGTCGCTGTATCGCCGGCTGAAGGAAGAAGAGGTCAGCTATGAAGCGCTGGTCGACGATCTGCGCCATCGCATGGCGCTGCACTATCTGCGCGGCCGAAAGACCTCGGTGAACGAGACGGCCTATCTGGTCGGCTTTTCCGATCCGAGCTCCTTCTCACGCGCGTTCAAGCGCTGGACCGGATTGAGCCCGCGCGGCTGGGTGTCCGCCTGACCGTCGCCGTCGGCGATGGCTCCGCGTCGTCAGCCGCTGTATAAGTGCATCACCTCCAGCGGAGACCGAGCATGACGTTCCAGCAATCCGGTGCGCCAGTCACCTATCTCAATGTCAGCGACCGTGAGCGCGCGCTGGGTTTTTATCGCGATACGCTCGGGCTGACGCTGCGCAGCTCGGATGATTTCGGCGATTTCATCGATTTCGGCGGGGGATTGCTGCGCATGACCGCAATGCCGGATCACAAGGCGCATCCTCATCCCGTGCTGGGCTGGAATGTCGAGGACATCGGCGCGGCAGTCGTGGCGCTGCGGGACAGGGGCATTACGTTCAGCATCTTCGAGGGGTTCGGCCAGGACGCGCTC includes:
- a CDS encoding MerR family transcriptional regulator; this encodes MKIGELARAAGISTSRIRFYEEKGVIRPADRTGNGYRDYPETTLEALRMILLAQSLGLSLAEIKASAPGDGSLPSCDDARQILSARLADIDAHLARLTAMRARIVAMMDHERSSDAVIATLHRAAG
- a CDS encoding aminotransferase, encoding MNPLYTSLGTTIFETMSARARATGAINLGQGFPDGRGPEDVLAEAARALVEDSNQYPPMLGIPALREAVAAHYSVHQGLDLTPAEVVVTSGATEALAAAILALVSPGDEVVMFQPLYDAYWPLIVRAGGVPKLVRLEPPEWRITAKALSAVASARTKLVIVNSPLNPTATMASDAELALLADFCVAHDAIAICDEVWEHVVFDGRTHRSLIGLPGMRERTVKIGSAGKIFSLTGWKVGWMCAAPRIAAVLAKAHQFLTFTTPPNLQAAAAYGLGKDVAYFEGMRAAFQRSRDRLAAGLTGLGYAVLPSAATYFLSIDLDRSGVGMGDIAFCEWLVEEAGVASIPVSAFYVEAPVTNVVRLCFAKADATLDEALERMRVRP
- a CDS encoding DUF2306 domain-containing protein, yielding MNETVAAGSPAMRSAANKALKGSAIFWYVTAVIGQWLFVAYVASFYGGAAMAGNFERWNEVLVGGYVKGGTIGNVALATHLLLAIIITVGGPLQLIPYLRARALPFHRWNGRLYLLTAIVMSLTGLYAVWTRGTAGGFSMRFGISINAVLIVICVAMAWRYALARKIAVHRRWALRAFILVSGVWFFRVGLMLWIIANSGPVGIGGKGFDGPFVRFWAYGCYLLPLAVLELYLLAQGRSGPAGKLAMAGLLFVLSAGVGIGIFGAFMGMWLPRMAGG
- a CDS encoding AraC family transcriptional regulator; the protein is MADPTVSAGYTDNLMQFAVSRGADRQQLCGLSGIDPGDLSDPDNRVPLARYIALMQAAKQLCNAPALALDLGAEKDFKEISVVGLICYAAPTMGEAFAELSRYARLAAEVDLTGGGKRFELSWIDGELWMVDRRTDPNSFPEMTESTWSRFICETARHFPDAPFAKEVHVTHPAPDYRADYDRVLKAPVTFDSDRNAIMIDPSWLSIELHQPNRYVFGVLSEHADKLLKDLETTRTMRGRVESLLIPILHLGDVGMDDIAKQIGLSRQSLYRRLKEEEVSYEALVDDLRHRMALHYLRGRKTSVNETAYLVGFSDPSSFSRAFKRWTGLSPRGWVSA
- a CDS encoding VOC family protein; amino-acid sequence: MTFQQSGAPVTYLNVSDRERALGFYRDTLGLTLRSSDDFGDFIDFGGGLLRMTAMPDHKAHPHPVLGWNVEDIGAAVVALRDRGITFSIFEGFGQDALGIWTSPDGKAKIAFFADPDGNVLTLSEA